The following proteins are encoded in a genomic region of Primulina huaijiensis isolate GDHJ02 chromosome 3, ASM1229523v2, whole genome shotgun sequence:
- the LOC140972500 gene encoding uncharacterized protein, with protein sequence MKITQSFTFVAYPQANGQTEVVNRIIVQALKTRLQDKRTDWVEELPSVLWAYRTTRRAPTQETAFNLVSGSEAVFRVEIEQSSAPVESYSDDNDQSRAMELDLVEEKRERALIRMEAYRGWVMKSSNKRVCIRNFQVGDLVIKKINPAGDVEKLEAWWEGPYKITRKVSSGDFYLEDAQGRSLKRPWNVFHLKKYFS encoded by the coding sequence atgaaaatcactcagtctttCACTTTtgttgcctaccctcaagctaatggCCAAACAGAGGTTGTGAATAGAATTATTGTTCAAGCCTTGAAAACTAGGCTACAAGACAAACGAACAGACTGGGTGGAGGAATTGCCCAGTGTTCTTTGGGCGTACAGAACTACTCGTCGGGCACCTACTCAAGAGACTGCTTTTAATCTAGTATCTGGTTCTGAAGCAGTTTTTCGGGTTGAAATCGAACAATCTTCCGCCCCCGTAGAATCTTACTCGGATGATAATGATCAAAGCCGGGCaatggaattggatttggtggAAGAAAAAAGAGAGCGGGCTCTGATTCGAATGGAAGCTTACCGAGGTTGGGTTATGAAATCATCTAATAAACGAGTCTGTATCCGAAACTTTCAAGTGGGAGATCTGGTCATTAAGAAAATTAATCCAGCTGGAGATGTTGAAAAACTGGAAGCTTggtgggaaggaccttataaaatAACCCGGAAGGTTAGCTCGGGAGATTTTTATCTGGAAGATGCTCAAGGACGTTCTCTCAAGCGACCctggaatgtttttcatttaaagaagtatttttcttga